The segment agtctttgtgtttaccaacttaaatggaagtttattccatgaatccactaccctttctgtaaaaaatgctttctcacatttctcctgaatctgctaccctctatctTTAGAtcgtgaccccttgttttggcatttatttttttgtgaaaaatgctttcagcttctattttaagtcccttcatatatttgaaggtttctatcatggcAAATATGTTATAATCTAGTAAATATTTTCAATTAAAAGATCATCAATATAATACTAAAGgtaaaataaagtaattttgttgttattgtattttttatacatagaATATCTTTTATTTTTGTCTTCTGTTGACCTGCTGTATATTTGCAATTTAAATttttaacagaagcatttttaCATTACACTTgtgttaacaaaaatgcttctagttgcTTGTTGTTTCCAGAggaaatatgtacatatgctgtaagTGCACAGTGCCCGTTTGTTCACACACCACACCTGCTTAAAGAGCCAGCGGTGGTTTGTATAATGCAAGCTGAGCTTTCACTGAAACAATATACACCTCTGACCTCTGACAAGAATGCAGGTAAATTGGGAAAACTCAGCATATGCACGTATGCCCATTAAAAATTAATAACTTTTatacaattatattgcaaaaatgcttctatgcaaaactgtaatgcacatttcagttttgatcaTAAAAaatggatgcttaaagggacattaaacccattttccCCCCATTtatatagcgcatacaattttaaatagatttcagtttacctctaattttgtaatttgttttgtacactgggtatcctttgttgaaaagcacacctaggccgggagctagttactgattggaggctgcacatatatgccccttttCATTGACTTATCAATGCATTAAGCCGGATCCCAGTAAGACATTGCtactcattcaataaaggataccaagataacaaagcaaaagtgatactagaagtaaattggagttgtttaaaaatgtaaactagTTATAAACCACAAACaaaagtttaatttccctttaaataagttcCGTAACAGTTATAAATATGGTGTAagttttatatttttctttgtgcCACACATTTATTTTTTCATAGCACTCCAAACTGCAGATACAGATACATTCTATTTGAACAGTTTATAAAATAGTTGTTCTTGTACCTTCTCGTTGAGTATTAATTCCTTGTAAATACAAAGCCACGAGTTTGGCATTCCCATGAAAATCTTGCAAAGCCAGGGACTTATTTGAGGAATCTTTTATCCTGTAATCCACTGATGTAAAGTATCGATATGCAGATCCAGATGAAAACGTAAACTCAGTCTTATTGTAAGAAAtatcctctatataaaaaaatggaaaaatactttTTTAGTTTTGTGATGTTTTCCTGAGTAAATAATATAGTTGGAAAACATATTTTCTTCATATaatttaaacataataaatattAACAATTCTCTACTCTGATTGTGTGAAGTATCTGTGAAGCAGTAAATAcactataattacacacatatcagCCATGTATTAACattctttaaaaaacaaataaacatcttgtttgctgcaattatttttcaatagccaaactcaacctaccacttgcctcatttggaggattCAGTCTGGGCTTGCGTCTGCAGCtgggctagccacagtcatatttTTCATATCAAGTTAATTGTTTGGcagctgttatcagttaaagccaactaGGGAAATATATGGGGAAGTCGacggtgtgttttttattttctaagaCTAAGAAAAGCCACAatattcagagataaattacattaaaaatggcAAATACATAGAGAAAGTATATTACAAACCTGcatagataaatattttatattaaaatctaagggtatttactttccctttaattatgagCTAAAATTAGGTGGGGAGTGGGTCCAATGACTTcccaatgcctagggcagcacaaaaaaacataatacaaCACTGCTACTAATATTTGTGAGCCATTAAGgaattttagtaaattataagcttTAGAAACATACATAATGTTGTGTTGTATATTCATTTACAGATGTATAACCACAGTGCACTTGATCTATTCTGTAGCAGTAGAGTATATATCTCCAGTATATATTTAGTTCACTGTTGTACTGACATAAAACCACAAATAAATGAAGAAGGATGCAAATGCCACTCACCTTCTATACAGATGGTATTCAATAGATCTAGTAAATCGAAGTCAGAAAATTCTTTACTTCTTTCTGCTTCCCTTTTCCATTTCTCCACAACCATCACAAGCACTACTGTCTTTCTAAATGAATACGGAGACTCTTGCCTGGAGTTCTggggaaataaaaacacaacattttaaTAAGGCTAAGTTTAGCTctggcattagggttagggttaatggtAGGGGTTAGGAATAAGACTATGGTTAGCTCTGGCATTAGAGTTAGGGTTAATGGTGGGGTTCGAAATAAGACTAGGGTTAGGTCTGGCATTAGAGATAAGTTTAATGGTGGGATTAGGAATAAGACTAGGGTTAGCTCTGGCATTAGGGTTAGGGTAATGGTAGGGTTAGGAATAAGACTAGGGTTAGCCCTGGCATTAGAGATAGGGTTAATGGTGGGGTTAGGAGTAATACTAGGGTTAGGTCTGGCATAAGTATTAGTTTTAATGGTGGATTTAGGAGTAATACCAGGATTAGGTCTGGCATTGGTATTAGGTTTAATGGTGGAGATAGGAATAAGACTAGGGTTAGGTCTGGCATACGTATTAGGTTTAATGGTGAATTTAGGAGTAATACTAGGGTTAGGTCTGGCATAAGTATTAGTTTTAATGGTGGGTGTAGGAGTAATACTAGGGTTAGGTCTGGCATTAGTATTAGGTTTAATGGTGTAGAAAGGAATAATACTAGGGTTAGGTCTGGCAttagtaataggtttaatggtggAGATAGAAATAAGACTAGGTTTAGGTCTGGCATTATTATTAGGTTTAATAGTGGAGATAGAAATAAGACTAGGTTTAGGTCTGGCATTATTATTAGGTTTAATAGTGGAGATAGAAATAAGACTAGGTTAAGGTCTGGCATTAGTATTAGGTTTAAAAGTGGAGATATAAATAAGACTAGGTTAAGGTCTGGCATTAGTATTAGGTTTAATGGTGGAGATAGGAATAATAGTAGGGTTATGTCTGGCATTAGTATTAGGTTTAATGGTGGAGATAGAAATAAGACTAGGTTTAGGTCTGGCATTAGTATTAGGTTTAATGGTGGAGATAGGAATAATAGTAGGGTTATGTCTGGCATTAGTATTAGGTTTAATGGTGGAGATAGAAATAACACTAGGTTTAGGTCTGGCATTAGTATTAGGTTTAATAGTGGAGATAGAAATAAGACTAGGTTAAGGTCTGGCATTAGTATTAGGTTTAATGGTGGAGATAGGAATAATAGTAGGGTTATGTCTGGCATTAGTATTAGGTTTAATGGTGGAGATAGAAATAAGACTAGGTTTAGGTCTGGCATTAGTATTAGGTTTAATGGTGGAGATAGGAATAATATTAGGGTTAGCTCtggcattagggttaggtttaatggtGGGGTTAGGAATAAAACTAAGGTTAGGTCTGGCATAAGTATTAGGTTTAATGGtggggttaggggttagggttaggtctgGCATTAGTATTAGGTTTAATGGTGGGGTTAAGAATAAAACTAGGGTTAGGTCTGGCATAAGTATTAGGTTTAATGGTTGGGTTCGGGGCAAGACTAGGGTTAGGTCTGGAATTAGTATTAGGTTTAATGGTGGAGTTAGGAGTAAGACTAGGGTTAGGTCTGAGATTAGTATTAAGGTTAATGGTGGGGTTAGGAATAAAACTTGGGTTAGGTTTGAACTAGGGTTAGAGTTAACCCTTTGCATGCCAAAAAGGCTTACAACACATTGTCAAACAATATTGTTATGATAGCTAAAATATTATAGTGCAGTGAGTTTATTTATTTGTGCCAGTTTCGGTTAGAGTTAATTAGAGATAGCGTTAAGGTTTAATCTTTGTATGGCAGATAAAACTGCAACATATTGTGAAATATTCCAGCTATCTTTGGAACCCAAGGGGTTAGCAGCACAGATTATATTGTTGTGGACATGTTATACCCAGGGTGATATGATAGATATTTCAATATTGCAACTGTACTATACTGTGGTAGCAACAATATTGTCATCAGGGTGAAATTCCTGCTGAGAATCTATCattacatacatattattattattattataattatttgtaaATGTCCATCTTATTCTTTTTATGTTGACTATTGTTATTGAAATTACCTTAATTTCAAAGTCTTCTTTGTAACATTCATCTTCGTTCTCCCTAAAGATACAAAGATACGAATAAATGTTTACATTGTGcaagaaaataataattacaacatgttaaccctttcgtgacagggttaaagtgcctacatcggaacaactgttccgatgtagacaaattgaaactacgcgatcgtgcatacgatcgcgagatttcaattattggatcgcatctggggggcgtccctacaatcctaggaacgccctccagaccgcgattaaatccctgaagcacagaaggcttcaggacagccgttagttatgacgttccattccgtcataacggctttaaagcccagtctaattatgacggaatggaacggcataacggctttaaaaggttaaactgAATACTGTCTTcagcacacaataaaaaaaatcaactacCTAGGCTTTGTTAATTATAGATGGTTTGAGCTGGTTATTGAGAGAGATATACATAAATGTAGTTTGTGTGAGCCTGTAAGTCAGTACTGATGATTGCCTAAGGCTGGGTTTTTTTTCACTTAAAAGAGAAATTAAACTCAACCATTTTCACTCTTCCATATACAAAATGTATTATAGTACttagttttttaaaaattaataatctGATGTGTACATTTTTCATGGTTTacaaaataggaatattttttatttattaaataaggaAAGAACTATCTTTAGAATGATGTGAACTAAGCATATGCAAGTCGATGAAAGCTGTTCATTTAGATAAATCCAAAAATCATGCAAAAAACTGTTCAAGAGGCTATCAGTAAATGCAATATATATACCTGCATTCTAATGGGGAAAACTCCCAtagctttataattattattataattgttataaagaggcataaaagtacaaaaaaaaatgtgcttatAGATTGAAGCATTTTATTATTAGTATAATAATTGCATTTAACTATGGGGTTAATCCCAgtcatttagaaaaatgtatcaaataatttatctacaaaaaatctcTATAAATTtaaatggtgtttttctgttgaaaatcattaatCTTTTTCTACAGGGTTGTGATTGATACCTCTGCAAACTGATTAAATACTTCATTAAACTCTGTTCCAGAACAGCTGGTGAgagaatgacaagaggcatatgtgtatagccaccagtaTTGCGCTGTTGCTCTTCTAGATATACTTTTAACAGATTTAAAACgactcttaaaattacatgctctgtcaaaaccacaaaagtttaattttagttagtttaCAATTTTTTCTTAATTAGTGCTTAATATACCTGTATTGTATTAGAATGGAATCCATTTCCGTAACTGTTGTCACCGCTGTTTCTATccacaaaaagagaaaaataagttAGCATATACCAAAATTCAGCTTGCTTTGTTATCTTTCTGAAAAGTTGCTTCTAGATGGTAGAAGTAATTAGAGAAATACCTGTTATATTAATCTGATTTGAAAAGCTCTCCTGTTGCTAATCCTCCTTGAGAGATGAAGTGCTAAATATTTCTTTGTTGCCAATAATGAGCTTCTCCTATTCCTAacgggctatatatatatacacgctgtGGTTGTCATAACTTCCTGCTGCTTGTGAAACTGTGGATTTCACTgtagtggaaaaataaaaaatgtagaaatGTAGTTTACAGAATCGCATGTCATTTTTACAAATctgtgaaaaaaaattgtaatttttcagAGTATCTTGATTACACGTATTGCTTTATAAGgctacacacagacacacccacactcacacacaaacaaacacacataccccccctcacacacatacccacacacacataccctacacatacccacacaaacacacatacatacacacatacacatgcacacacaaacacatgcacacacaaacacatgcacacacaaacaattGCACACGCACAAAAGCACACACATACcccccacacacatgcacacacacatacatatacacacacaaatacatgcacacacacatgcatgcacacacacacatgcacagacacatacccccacacacacacatacatcacacacgcacatatacacacacaaatacatacatacacacacatgcacagacacatacccccacacacacacatgcgcgcacacacaaacacatgcacacatgcacatatacacacacaaatacatgcacacacacacatgcacagacaaataccccacacacacacatgcatgcacacacacacaaacacatgcacacatgcacatatacacacacaaatacatgcacacacacacatacagtgaaaaagttatggagattaggcgcttaatctgcaaaagggataaaggtgtgtatggaggtcgttagctaaatatgtagaaaaaactggaccttggacagaataagtgaaaaattcttctacaatttattttcaaaataaaaacatgataataccaagataaaataaatcacaatccctaagtgttgcaacactatatcgatcaattcataaaatttctaaaattcagatatacatttgtttcatacacaaataaaaggatttatctgctcttttgtatcctttgttcaaagattttagatagaatatattcttttatttcaacacaattaataatatttgtctctatttgatattttatatctatatttcatcagctttaaaattacaaatatgtagcaaaaactaacaattagttaaaacaatttaaatgcaagattataaatggtgtccccacaaagagcagataaatccttttatttgtgtatgaaacaaatgtatatctgaattttagaaattttatgaattgatcgatatagtgttgcaacacttagggattgtgatttattttatcttggtattatcatgtttttattttgaaaataaattgtagaagaatttttcacttattctgtccaaggtccagttttttctacatatttagctaacgacctccatacacacctttatcccttttgcagattaagcgcctaatctccataactttttcactttatacacctttctatctgggaagtagatagtaggagaatagggcaagggatattaactcttaagcgctagtttatttaaccccctttttttgcacacacatacacacacatgcacagacacatacccaatgcacgcacacacacacacacatatacacacacaaacacatgcacacacatacgtttCTTGgatatcttggatacctctctgaAGAAGGTAATGAGTATTATCATTAACCTTTATGAAGCATTTTTAATCACCTTTATGAACAAAGTAGTCAGTATGTTCAAATACAAAGAACAGGTATTAAATCTTGCAACAGGTATTAAATCTTGGTGTTAGTTGTTGAGAGGAATAATTATCATTTATTGTCAACCAGTTTATATTTCAAACctacattttaaaaagaaaagtttgtatattaatataaacatacatattatGGAGGGAGTATACTAATTATAAGAgcatactataattaattaaatattataggTTTTGCATTTTTGAACCTAGATTATTATGTGGTTCACCTTCGAGGGTTAAACATAAAGATAAAGCCCAGGTTGGGTGCCACAAACATTGCAGGTCTCAAGCGTAATACAGCAGATATGCCAGTCAGGAGTGTCAGTCACACCCAGCTGCTAATCATCTTTGGTTCACTGCTTGGGAGTTGCAATGTTTGGCGCTTCCAAGCAGGACTTTACTTATGTATTTAACCACTATTTAGATAGTGtcagtaaagcaaaaaaaaaaacacttgctcTAACAATTTAGTCTATGTGAATTATCACGTCTGTAATTTAtttgtatgtgatttttttttacagtgtgtttACTGATGCACTAACTTcacctaccacttgccttatttaaaTGATACTACATATACAGCTCAGTACCTGGTACTTCCTTCTGGATAGTGCACGCTGGACTGGAGCCACAACATAAGCTCCCAAAGTACAATACAAAAAGTgcaatgtccacagcactataatacagtggatataaaaagtctacacacccctgttaaaatgtcaggtttctgtgatgtaatgaaatgaaacaaagataaatcatttcagaactttttccacctttaatgtgacctataaactgtacaactcaattgaaaaacaaactgaaacttctaggtggagagaagtaaacaaaaaaaaaaataataatgtggttgtagctgtgttcagaattaagcaatcacattctaaaccatgttaaataagagtcctcacacacctgccatcatttaaagtgcctctgattaaccccaaataaagttcagctgttctagtaggtctttcctgacattttcttagtcgcatactacagcaaaagccatggtccgcagagagcttccaaagcatcagagggatctcattgttaaaaggtatcagtcaggagaagggttcaaaagaatttccaaggcattagatataccatggaacacagtgaagacagtcatcatcaagtggagaaaatatggcgcaactgtgacattaccaagaactagacgtccctccaaaattgatgaaaagacgagaagaaaactggtctgggaggctgccaagagaccTGCATCAACATTAAAGGggatgcaggaatatctggcaagtactggctgtgtggtacatgtgacaacaatctcctgtattattcatatgtctgggctatggggtagaatggcaagatggaagccttttcttacaaagaaaaacatccaagcccagctaaattttgcaaaacacatctgaagtctcccaaaagcatgtgggaaaaggtgttatggtctgatgaaaccaaggttgaaatttttggccataattccaaaagatatgtttggcgcaaaaacaacactgcatatcaccaaaataactccatacccacagtgaagcatggtggtgacagcatcatgctttggggctgtttttcttcagctggaactggggccttagtcaaggtagagggaattatgaacagttccaaatatcagtaaatattggcacaaaaccttcaggcttctgctagaaagctgagcatgaagaggaacttcatctttcagcatgacaacgccccaaagcatacatccaaatcaacaaaggaatggcttcaccagaagaagattaaggtTTTGGAATAGCCCAGCAAGAGCCTAGACCTGAATCCGATCGAAAACccgtggggtgatctgaagagggctgtgtacaggacatgccctcgcaatctgacagatttggagtggagtgtttttgcaaagaagagtgggcaaatcttgccaagtcaagatgtgtcatgctgatagactcatagccaaaaagactgagtgctgtaataaaatcaaaaggtgctttaacaaagtattagtttatgcaaccatattattattatttttgtttacttccctccacctaaaagatttcagtttgttttttaattgagttgtaaagtttaaaggtcacattaaaggtggaaaaagttctgaaatgatttgtcTTTGTCTCGTTTTTTTATGCATTACAGAaccctgacattttaacaggggtgtatagactttttatatccactgtatattcaaatatttattGTAGCATACAGGCAGGTAAATGTGTGACGTTTCAGGCACGCACGCCCTTAATCATGCAAGGTTTACTGATACACCTGATGTATCAGTATGCCTATTTAAATGAGCCATTCAGGACTTGTTACTGGAATATATACGGCTAGCCACTGTCGTTTGGCTGGCTAAAGTTCCATTGGTGTGCAGTTTCTTATCTAATAATACATACAGAAggaaaagcagtctgccaggacCCAGCAGCAGTTCGATGGCTTGTTCTATAGGCTGATTACCACCTGAGAgtaacttcttttagcccaattgtgcttttcactgagGAAATCTTTTCCAAATTATTTCcatctgatcccgcctaacaaggtcagtccagccccaaaataccaggcaattctcatctgagcaagggaaatggcaacctcaGGTGATTGTTtctgcctccttatcttatctaAAAATATATGACGCTAAATATCGACAAATTTttagcagggttagacttgtgaagCTTGCCATATGCATTATTATTTCTCAGAATCTGACA is part of the Bombina bombina isolate aBomBom1 chromosome 6, aBomBom1.pri, whole genome shotgun sequence genome and harbors:
- the LOC128663447 gene encoding interleukin-1 beta — encoded protein: MDSILIQYRENEDECYKEDFEIKNSRQESPYSFRKTVVLVMVVEKWKREAERSKEFSDFDLLDLLNTICIEEDISYNKTEFTFSSGSAYRYFTSVDYRIKDSSNKSLALQDFHGNAKLVALYLQGINTQREEKIKMAFYTARSINKATKQPVALGLKERNLYLSCVSTENGPELCLEEVRDVRKISSSELQRFVFLRYENSPNSSTKSSFESAAFPGWYISTSQHENEILQMARQEDQKSLHEFNLIKC